The Streptosporangiales bacterium DNA window TCTGCGCGCTACGGCAAGTACGCACCAGAGACAGAGCACGACGATGCCGGCGTAGAAGCCCACGGACGCCCACACCGTGCCACTCGTGGTGAGCACGAGCTGTGCGACGACGGGGATGGTGCCGAAGACCGTGCCGGCGAGCTGGTACGCCATGGAGATGCCCGTGTACCTGACCCGCACCGGGAAGGCGCCGCACATGAACCCGGCGAGGATCGCGTAGTAGCCGGACTGGGTCATGATGAACAGCCCCATGCCGACGCCGACGGCGACGGTTATCGTCGAGCCGACGAGCATGAACGTCGGCACGAGGACCACGAGCGTCGCGATCAACGAGCCCACGATGATCTTGAGAGCCCCGAACCTCCTGGCGAGGTGTGCTGCGATGGGCTGGGTGATGAACTGCACGATGGTGGTGACGAGCAGCACGTTGAGCATGGTCGAGCGCTCCATGCCGAGCTCGGTGGTCGTCCAGGAGAGCAGGAACGGGTTCTTCATGCCGCTCATCCCGATGCCGACCGCACACGCGCCTATCCCGAGGAAGACGATGCCGGGTGACACGCGGAAGACCTCTGCAATGGGCACCTTGGCCAGCTGCTTCTTGCGACGTACCTCTTCGAACTCCGGCGGGTCGTCGACCCGCAGCCGTACGACGAGCCCGATGACGACGAGCACTGCGCTGAGCAGGAACGGTACGCGCCAGCCCCAGGTAGCGAAGGCGGCGTCCGGCAGTGCCGCGACAGGGATGAAGACCAGTGTCGACAACATCGCGCCCGTCGGCGTTCCCTGCTGGGCGAAGTTGCCGAACGACACGCGCCGGTTCTTCGGCGCGCTCTCGGAGGCGATCAACACCGCACCGCCCCATTCGCCGCCGAGTGCGACACCCTGCAGCACCCGCAGCAGTGCGAGCAACAGCGGTGCGGCGACGCCGATCTGGGTGTACGTGGGCAACAGGCCGATCGCCGTCGTGCACGTGCCCATGATCAGCAACGTGGCCACCAGTGCGCGCTTGCGGCCGATGCGGTCACCGATGTGTCCGAAGAGCAGACCGCCGAGCGGCCGCCCGACGTAACCGACCCACAGGGTTGCGAACGACGCCAGTACGCCGGCACTCGAGCTGAACTCGGGGAAGAAGAGCTTGCCCAGGATCAGCCCGGTGGCCGTGGTGAAGATGAAGAAGTCGTACCACTCGATGGTTGTTCCCACGAAGGCTGCGATGCCGGCGGACCGGGCTTTTTCGCAACGCGGTGTTCTTGTCGTCGGCAGTCACGGCCGCCACCTCATCGGGACGAGAAACTTCGGCTGCGCTTCATTGAACAACCTACAGTCTCGTTATGCAAGTCTCTGGAGGACTTTTCCAGAGCTACCAGGCGGTCGGGAATGGACGGTGCTAGTCGCGGTCTTCTGGTGGGTTGGTGACGTCTAGGCGGAACCAGACGCGTTTGCCGGCATCGGAGGGTTCGGCGCCCCACGCGGCGGAGAGCTCGTCGAGCAGGCGGAGGCCGCGGCCGGACTCGGCTTCGAGGTCGAGGGTGCGGGGGGCGGGCAGGCGGTCGTCGCGGTCGCGGACCTCTACCTCGATGCCGGTGGCGGTGCGCCAGACCTGGATGTCGGCGGTGCTGCGCGCGTGCAGCAGGGCGTTGGTGACGGTCTCGCTGACGAGCAGGGCCGCGGTGTCGACCAGGCTGCCCAGGTGCCAGTCGTCGAGGACGTTGGTTAGGAAGGTCCTCGCGGCCGACACCGACTCGGGGACGTCGGTGACGGTGAAGTGTGCGTGCGTCGGTTCGTCGACGGCGGCCTGCTCGGCGCCGGCGAGGTGTACGGCGACCACGGCGATGTCGTCGGAGTGCTCGCCCGTACGGCCCATGGCCAGCAGCACGGTCTCCACGGTGCTCTCGGTGCTCGTGCCGGTGCCGGCGGTGAACCCCTCCGCGAGCTGGACGTGGCGGATGCCGGGGTCGATAGCGCGTTCCTCGACCAGCCCGTCGGTGTAGAGGAGCAGCGTGGAGCGCGGGGGTAGCGTGGTCGCGTACTCGGCGGGGCTGCCGTCGACCATGTCGAGCAACCCGAGCGGCGGCGCGGACGGGCTGTCCAGGGTGCGGACAGTGCCGTCCGCCTCGCGCAACAGCGGCGAGTGGTGCCCGGCGCGGGCGTACGTGAACGCACGGGTCTGCGGGTCGAGCACGCCGTAGAGACAGGTGACCAGCTGGACGTCGTCGAGCGACGCGACCACCTGGTCGAGGTGGGTGAGCAGCTCGCCGGGGGACAGGTTCAACACGGTGTACGCGCGCACGGCCGCCCGCAGCTGGCCCATGACCGCGGCGGCGCGGACGCCGCGGCCCATCACGTCACCGATGACGAGCGCGAGCTTGCCGTCGGGCAGCGGGGTCACGTCGTACCAGTCGCCGCCGACCTCCGTATGTGCGCTGCCGGCGATGTACCTGGCGGCCACCTCTATGCCGGGCAGCTGCGGCAACCGCTGCGGCAGCAACGCGTGCTGGAGGGTGCTCGCGACGTCGCGTTGCGCCTCGAACAGCCGCGCGTTGTCGAGCGCTACGCCGATCCGGCCGGCGGCCTCGACGGCGAACGCGATCTCGTCCGGGGTGTAGCCGCGGGTGCTGCCGAACCTGGCCAGGCTGATCGCCCCTACGACCTGCCCACGCGCCCGCATCGGCACCACGACGGCGTTGCCCTGCCGGTCGCTATCCGCGTCGTCGACGAGACCGGCGGGCACGAGCGGGAACCTGAGCAGCGTGCCGGACGTGAGCACCCGCGCCACCGGTGGCGGCGGCGCGATCTCCGCCGCCGAGGTGACCGTGCGGGAGCTCGCGGCGGACGGGCCGTGCGGCGCGTGCGTCGAGCTGGCCCTGGTAACCCGGCGCGCCATCGGGTCGTCGTCCTCGAGCACGTCGACCGCGCAGGCGTCGCCGAGCACGGGCAGCACCAGGTCGGCGGTGAGCTCGACGATGCGGTCCACGTCGAACGTCGCGGACATCTGCCCGGCGAGGTCGGAGAGCAGGTGCAGCCGCTCGGTCGCGATGGCGAGCCTGCTGCTCGCCTCGACCTCCTCGGTCGCCTCGGTGACCAGCACGCCGAGGCCGTCGGCGCCGTCCGGCAGTTCCGCCGCGAAGAACACCAGGTGGTACGCGTACGTGGCCGCCGGGTCGTAGCGGGCCGGCCAGCGCAGCAGGTGGTCGGCGGTGCGCGCCTTGCCGGCGAGCACCGCGCGCACCACCTGCTCGGCCTCCGCGTCGGTACCGGCGAAGACGTCGGTGACCAGCTGCCCGGTGAGGTCGGCGGGCGTCCGGTCGACGAGTGCCGCGACGTACGCGTTCGCCCAGACGAAGCGCAGCTCGCGGTCCAGGTAGGCGAGGCCGAACGGGGCCTCGTCGAGAACGCCGGCGGCGGGCACGCCCATCGCTGCTACCGGTGGCCCAACGCGGTCAGCACCCGGTTGAGCGGGCTGTCCAGGCCCCAGCGCTCACCGAGCTTCACCAGCCGCTGCGGGTCGGCGGGCTCGGCCGGAAGTGCCGGGTCGTGATCGGGTACGGGGGCGTCGGTCGCGACCTGTACGACCTGCGGTGCGACCGCGAGGTAGTCGCGGGCGGCGGCGAGCTTGGTCGCCGTGCCCTTCGGCAGCGACCCGGCGTCGGCGGCGGCGAGCATGGCGGCGAGGTCGCCGTACTTGCGGATCAGGTCGGCGGCGGTGCGTTCCCCGACGCCGGAGACCCCGGGCAGGCCGTCGCTCGGATCGCCGCGCAGGCACGCGAAGTCGGCGTACGTGGCGCCGCTGACGTCGTACTTCTGCCGCAGCCACTCGTCGTCGACGACCTGCAGCTTGAGCACCCCGCGACCGATGTAGAGCACCCGCACCTGGCGGTCGTCGTCGACGACCTGGAACAGGTCGCGGTCGCCTGAGACCACCTCCACCAAGGTGGTGGCGCGGGCGGCGAGTGTGCCGATGACGTCGTCCGCCTCGTACCCGTGGACGCCGATGCGTGGAATGCCGAGTGCGTCGAGGCACTCCTCGATGACCGGCACCTGGGGGAGGAGGGTGGCCGGCACGTCCTCATCGCCGTTCCACTTCGCACGGTGCGCCTTGTAGCTCGGCAACAGCGCCACCCGGAACTCCGGCCGCCAGCTGGCGTCCATGCACGCCACCAGGCCCGCCGGTCCGCGGGTCCGTACCAGGTACGCGATGTTGTCGAGGAAGCCGCGGACGGCGTTGACCGGCGTGCCGTCGGGCGCGGTGATCTTCTCCGGTACCCCGTAGAAGGCGCGGAAGTACATGGAGGCCGAGTCGAGCAGCATCAGGGAGCCGGCTGAGTCCGTCATGGCAGCATGGTGTCACGCCGACCGGGTGGTTGTAGATTGTGACGTGTGAGTACTCGGACGTCCTACTTTCCCGTTGACCAACGGCTCGAGCAGGTGCGAGAGGCGACGGCGCGAGTCGGCATAGGTGCCCTCCTCGTGTCGCCGAGCTCCGACCTGCGCTACCTCACCGGCTACGCCGCGGTGCCGCTGGAGCGCCTCACCTGTCTGGTCGTGCCCGCCGAGGGCAAGCCACGCCTGGTGGTGCCACGGCTGGAGCAGCCGGCCGCGGAGGCGTCGCCGGCGGGCGGCTCCGGGTTGGACATCATCGGCTGGGACGAGACCGACGACCCGTACGCCGTCGTGGCGTCGTTGCTGTCCCCGCGGGTCGAGACCGTCGCGGTGGACAACCACATGTGGGCGGAGAAGGTGCTGCGCCTGCAGGAGGCGATGCCGAACGTGACGCAGCTGCTTG harbors:
- a CDS encoding MFS transporter; amino-acid sequence: MPTTRTPRCEKARSAGIAAFVGTTIEWYDFFIFTTATGLILGKLFFPEFSSSAGVLASFATLWVGYVGRPLGGLLFGHIGDRIGRKRALVATLLIMGTCTTAIGLLPTYTQIGVAAPLLLALLRVLQGVALGGEWGGAVLIASESAPKNRRVSFGNFAQQGTPTGAMLSTLVFIPVAALPDAAFATWGWRVPFLLSAVLVVIGLVVRLRVDDPPEFEEVRRKKQLAKVPIAEVFRVSPGIVFLGIGACAVGIGMSGMKNPFLLSWTTTELGMERSTMLNVLLVTTIVQFITQPIAAHLARRFGALKIIVGSLIATLVVLVPTFMLVGSTITVAVGVGMGLFIMTQSGYYAILAGFMCGAFPVRVRYTGISMAYQLAGTVFGTIPVVAQLVLTTSGTVWASVGFYAGIVVLCLWCVLAVARRHTDRDTPAHGRVHDTSAVHAPAN
- a CDS encoding SpoIIE family protein phosphatase produces the protein MGVPAAGVLDEAPFGLAYLDRELRFVWANAYVAALVDRTPADLTGQLVTDVFAGTDAEAEQVVRAVLAGKARTADHLLRWPARYDPAATYAYHLVFFAAELPDGADGLGVLVTEATEEVEASSRLAIATERLHLLSDLAGQMSATFDVDRIVELTADLVLPVLGDACAVDVLEDDDPMARRVTRASSTHAPHGPSAASSRTVTSAAEIAPPPPVARVLTSGTLLRFPLVPAGLVDDADSDRQGNAVVVPMRARGQVVGAISLARFGSTRGYTPDEIAFAVEAAGRIGVALDNARLFEAQRDVASTLQHALLPQRLPQLPGIEVAARYIAGSAHTEVGGDWYDVTPLPDGKLALVIGDVMGRGVRAAAVMGQLRAAVRAYTVLNLSPGELLTHLDQVVASLDDVQLVTCLYGVLDPQTRAFTYARAGHHSPLLREADGTVRTLDSPSAPPLGLLDMVDGSPAEYATTLPPRSTLLLYTDGLVEERAIDPGIRHVQLAEGFTAGTGTSTESTVETVLLAMGRTGEHSDDIAVVAVHLAGAEQAAVDEPTHAHFTVTDVPESVSAARTFLTNVLDDWHLGSLVDTAALLVSETVTNALLHARSTADIQVWRTATGIEVEVRDRDDRLPAPRTLDLEAESGRGLRLLDELSAAWGAEPSDAGKRVWFRLDVTNPPEDRD
- a CDS encoding flap endonuclease, whose protein sequence is MLLDSASMYFRAFYGVPEKITAPDGTPVNAVRGFLDNIAYLVRTRGPAGLVACMDASWRPEFRVALLPSYKAHRAKWNGDEDVPATLLPQVPVIEECLDALGIPRIGVHGYEADDVIGTLAARATTLVEVVSGDRDLFQVVDDDRQVRVLYIGRGVLKLQVVDDEWLRQKYDVSGATYADFACLRGDPSDGLPGVSGVGERTAADLIRKYGDLAAMLAAADAGSLPKGTATKLAAARDYLAVAPQVVQVATDAPVPDHDPALPAEPADPQRLVKLGERWGLDSPLNRVLTALGHR